A region of Candidatus Hydrogenedentota bacterium DNA encodes the following proteins:
- a CDS encoding zinc-binding dehydrogenase, translating to MRAWRFHEPGKIGNLRLEEVAVPVPKTGEVLVRMAAAALNPADHYLVLGQYPRAGAPPFTPGRDGAGVVEQACPGGRFRAGDQVVLLGGLTGISEQGTLAECAAVPEDWLAPLPAGWTVREGAAAPLVYLTAWHALVICGGLQAGQTVLVTGASGGVGTAAVMLANSLGARVLALSRSPEKRARLESLGAMALDAAAPDIEKQVKNAAGNGPIGLIVENLGGPHLNRCARMVGFGGRIIVVGLLAGLNAEVTVGLLIHKCIRIEGISVSAYKADEARRAWEEIVGRLGTAGLRPIIDRVFPMTGVQEAFAHLQRGPFGKVIIDTGAL from the coding sequence ATGCGGGCATGGCGGTTTCACGAGCCGGGAAAGATCGGGAATTTGCGTCTTGAAGAAGTGGCGGTGCCTGTGCCGAAAACGGGCGAAGTGCTTGTGCGCATGGCCGCGGCCGCGTTGAACCCCGCGGACCATTACCTCGTGCTGGGCCAGTATCCGCGGGCGGGCGCGCCTCCCTTTACGCCGGGCCGCGACGGCGCGGGCGTCGTGGAGCAGGCGTGCCCGGGCGGCCGCTTCCGCGCGGGCGATCAGGTGGTGTTGCTGGGCGGCCTGACCGGTATCTCGGAGCAGGGCACGCTGGCGGAGTGCGCGGCGGTCCCGGAGGACTGGCTCGCGCCGCTGCCCGCCGGCTGGACCGTGCGGGAAGGTGCCGCGGCGCCGCTCGTATACCTCACTGCCTGGCACGCGCTCGTCATTTGCGGGGGACTGCAGGCCGGCCAGACGGTGCTGGTCACGGGCGCTTCCGGCGGCGTCGGCACGGCGGCGGTCATGCTCGCCAACTCCCTGGGCGCGCGCGTGCTGGCGCTCTCGCGCAGCCCGGAAAAACGCGCGCGCCTGGAATCGCTCGGCGCTATGGCGCTTGACGCGGCCGCGCCGGATATCGAGAAGCAGGTCAAGAACGCGGCAGGCAACGGCCCCATCGGCCTCATCGTCGAGAACCTCGGCGGACCGCATCTGAACCGGTGCGCGCGCATGGTCGGGTTCGGCGGACGGATCATTGTCGTGGGGCTGCTCGCGGGGTTGAACGCGGAGGTCACCGTGGGCTTGTTGATCCACAAGTGCATCCGCATCGAGGGCATCAGCGTCAGCGCGTACAAGGCCGATGAAGCGCGCCGGGCCTGGGAGGAGATCGTGGGCAGGCTCGGCACCGCCGGATTGCGGCCCATCATCGACCGTGTGTTTCCCATGACCGGCGTGCAGGAAGCGTTCGCGCATCTTCAACGCGGCCCCTTCGGCAAAGTAATCATCGACACCGGCGCGCTGTGA